The proteins below are encoded in one region of Cucurbita pepo subsp. pepo cultivar mu-cu-16 chromosome LG10, ASM280686v2, whole genome shotgun sequence:
- the LOC111803724 gene encoding uncharacterized protein LOC111803724 translates to MGNCCRGQSSTPVVSGGDRRALPPKNLSQRRHGANSCSTTIKGSKEGNLRELKIRMTKKELKELVGWLNMADSSFEQVMARLVNVISEHNGDDSEEDDRNIGQMVKLRQQRSWRPSLQSIPEII, encoded by the coding sequence ATGGGTAACTGTTGCAGAGGTCAATCCTCCACCCCGGTGGTGTCGGGTGGCGATCGGAGGGCTCTGCCGCCGAAGAACCTCAGTCAGAGAAGGCATGGAGCTAATTCTTGTTCTACTACGATCAAGGGTTCAAAAGAGGGTAATCTGAGAGAGTTGAAAATAAGAATGACGAAAAAGGAGCTGAAGGAATTGGTTGGATGGTTGAACATGGCGGACTCGAGTTTTGAACAAGTTATGGCTCGTCTTGTGAACGTTATTAGCGAGCACAATGGTGATGAtagtgaagaagatgataggAATATTGGGCAGATGGTGAAATTGCGTCAGCAACGTTCATGGAGGCCTTCTCTGCAGAGCATTCCTGAGATAATCTGA
- the LOC111804262 gene encoding uncharacterized protein LOC111804262 translates to MAKGRKLTTSQSERLLGSYSYSHSQGNTETDSSELGEEDVWPMPDRVETDREDFGEENSLPCVGGGRNSHGEIPVRTGSGVPRERHVGGLSLAFEDPDRMASARIVHRFRGHDTVASPRGRQMATSAPVNVPDWSKILRVDSVDSLHELDEPLDDPDSEIVPPHEYLARSRKKNATSGFVGVGRTLKGRDMRRVRDAVWRQTGFDG, encoded by the coding sequence atggcTAAAGGTCGGAAATTGACGACGAGTCAGAGCGAGCGATTACTCGGTAGCTATAGCTACAGTCATAGCCAAGGCAACACCGAGACAGACTCATCGGAACTGGGCGAAGAGGATGTTTGGCCGATGCCGGATCGCGTGGAGACGGACCGGGAGGATTTCGGGGAAGAGAATTCGTTGCCCTGTGTTGGCGGAGGGAGAAATAGTCACGGAGAGATTCCGGTGAGGACGGGGAGTGGGGTTCCTCGTGAGCGACACGTAGGAGGATTATCGCTGGCATTTGAAGATCCGGACAGGATGGCATCGGCGAGAATCGTGCATCGGTTTCGGGGGCACGACACGGTGGCGTCTCCACGAGGGCGGCAGATGGCTACGTCAGCGCCCGTGAACGTGCCGGATTGGAGCAAGATTCTTCGAGTGGACTCGGTTGATTCGCTACACGAGTTGGACGAGCCGTTGGATGACCCGGATTCGGAGATTGTTCCGCCACATGAGTACTTGGCCAGAAGTCGAAAAAAGAACGCCACTTCGGGTTTCGTCGGTGTCGGGCGGACCCTGAAGGGCCGGGATATGAGACGGGTCCGGGATGCGGTTTGGAGACAGACCGGGTTCGATggctaa